The following are encoded together in the Actinobacillus lignieresii genome:
- a CDS encoding TonB-dependent receptor, producing the protein MFNKKLLAVLISAQFSPLVWANNNGVAVLDEVSVVGSTPSISQGSEVTLLKVSDKIIAGKEFKKRSATLGNALAAELGVHSNPFGGGASKPIIRGQEGARIRILQNGSDVIDMSNLSPDHAVVADSLLAKQVEILRGSSTLLYASSSPAGIVNVVDKRIPTEIPEKGYEVELNSRFDTAAKEKVGALGATFGIGKHIAVRAEGLTRHSDNYRVPGINLGERLNYVPDTYNKSKVGTLGLSFVGEQGYIGASYSKRRDNYGLPGHNHKFDFCTGHIYGNKRDKYAYTYLYPHLIGEENIGSNPHFHCGTDHAEDGTHSHDNPFGHDHDHTHPGPWVDLESKRFDVKAELRQPFKGIDKIKVSYADADYYHDEKDAGVLATRYHKQLKKDQDYGKPVNIFKNRGKNARLEIYHAPLGGLTGVWGVQYQTQKSSMHAPKDREVKFPLVENTNKQMSLFGIEQYMWDNFALEFAGRVEKQKIEIEYDRNEIKRLQDHYRISGGKQVEPDLSPYNQNAYAYSSTLNWFFHPDYQLSFTASHNERFPTPMELYYHGQHIATNSFEYGNKDLKKEQSNNVELGLGYQTERVGYKVNVYYNHFKNYIYNENLFRENQLFMRRYNQAKARFYGIEAEASYRFNDKYQATIFGDMVRGWLTNLPPLTVNSDYSVFKDYLPKDAKPGEDYLIYRADQNTPRTPPVRLGFRFNAEFTPNWSGDLELIRTFTQRRTSQLEYITEGNTMLNIGVAYSNKWKDLDYKISLNGTNLLNQPVYIHTSYHQFVPQTGRNFILVVNVKF; encoded by the coding sequence TTGTTTAATAAAAAATTACTAGCTGTGTTGATTTCAGCCCAATTTAGCCCGCTTGTTTGGGCAAACAATAACGGTGTTGCAGTGTTAGACGAAGTTTCAGTAGTTGGTAGCACGCCGAGTATTTCGCAAGGAAGTGAAGTTACCTTACTGAAAGTCAGTGATAAAATTATTGCAGGTAAGGAATTTAAAAAGCGCTCAGCAACGCTGGGCAATGCGCTTGCAGCGGAGTTAGGTGTACACAGTAACCCGTTTGGCGGTGGCGCGAGTAAGCCAATTATCCGTGGCCAAGAAGGCGCGAGAATTCGTATTCTGCAAAACGGTTCGGATGTGATTGATATGTCAAACCTATCGCCAGATCATGCGGTGGTTGCCGATTCATTGCTTGCTAAACAGGTAGAAATTTTGCGTGGTTCCAGTACCTTGCTTTATGCCAGCAGTTCACCGGCGGGGATTGTGAACGTGGTAGATAAACGTATTCCAACTGAGATCCCAGAAAAGGGCTATGAGGTGGAACTCAATAGCCGTTTTGATACCGCTGCCAAAGAGAAAGTCGGCGCATTAGGGGCAACCTTTGGTATCGGCAAACATATTGCGGTGCGAGCCGAAGGACTGACCCGCCACAGCGATAACTACCGTGTTCCAGGGATTAATTTAGGTGAACGGTTAAACTATGTCCCGGATACTTATAATAAATCAAAAGTCGGCACGTTAGGGTTATCCTTTGTTGGTGAGCAAGGTTATATCGGTGCGTCATACAGTAAACGGCGGGATAACTATGGCTTACCAGGCCATAACCATAAATTCGATTTCTGTACTGGACATATTTATGGCAATAAACGGGACAAATACGCCTATACCTATCTCTATCCGCATTTGATTGGCGAGGAAAACATTGGGAGCAATCCGCATTTCCACTGTGGAACTGATCATGCAGAAGATGGTACACACAGCCACGATAATCCATTCGGACACGATCACGACCATACACACCCTGGTCCATGGGTTGATTTAGAATCCAAACGATTTGATGTAAAAGCCGAGTTGCGTCAGCCATTCAAAGGTATTGATAAAATTAAAGTAAGCTACGCCGATGCCGATTATTACCATGACGAAAAAGATGCCGGTGTGTTAGCAACACGCTACCATAAACAGCTGAAAAAAGATCAGGATTATGGCAAACCGGTCAATATTTTCAAAAATCGAGGCAAAAATGCCCGCTTGGAAATCTATCATGCACCACTAGGTGGTTTAACCGGTGTATGGGGCGTGCAGTACCAAACTCAGAAGAGCAGCATGCATGCACCGAAAGATCGTGAAGTGAAATTCCCGCTGGTTGAAAACACGAATAAACAGATGAGCCTGTTTGGTATTGAGCAATATATGTGGGATAATTTTGCTCTTGAATTTGCTGGACGAGTAGAAAAGCAGAAGATTGAAATTGAATACGATCGCAATGAAATCAAACGCTTGCAGGATCATTATCGCATTAGTGGTGGTAAACAGGTTGAGCCAGATCTGTCACCTTATAACCAAAACGCTTATGCCTATTCCAGTACGCTAAATTGGTTCTTCCACCCAGATTATCAGCTCTCGTTTACTGCATCGCATAATGAACGTTTCCCAACGCCGATGGAGCTGTATTATCATGGACAGCATATTGCGACTAACTCGTTTGAATACGGCAATAAAGATTTGAAAAAAGAGCAATCTAACAATGTAGAACTAGGCTTAGGTTATCAAACTGAGCGAGTTGGGTACAAAGTGAATGTTTATTACAACCACTTTAAAAACTACATTTACAATGAAAATTTATTCCGTGAAAATCAGTTATTTATGCGTCGTTATAACCAGGCAAAAGCCCGTTTTTACGGCATAGAAGCTGAGGCAAGCTACCGCTTTAACGACAAATACCAAGCCACGATTTTTGGTGATATGGTAAGAGGCTGGCTGACCAATTTACCTCCACTGACGGTAAACAGCGATTACAGCGTATTTAAAGATTATTTACCAAAAGATGCTAAACCAGGTGAAGATTATTTGATTTATCGTGCTGATCAAAATACGCCTCGAACCCCTCCTGTACGACTAGGTTTTCGTTTTAATGCGGAGTTTACCCCAAATTGGTCAGGAGATTTAGAATTGATCCGTACCTTTACTCAACGCCGTACCAGTCAGTTGGAATATATTACGGAAGGTAATACGATGTTAAATATTGGTGTGGCATATAGTAATAAGTGGAAAGATTTGGATTACAAAATCAGTCTAAACGGTACTAATTTACTCAACCAACCGGTCTATATTCACACCTCTTACCACCAATTTGTACCGCAAACGGGACGGAATTTTATATTGGTTGTGAATGTTAAATTCTAA